TTCAGACCATCTcactgtttcatgttttgctATGCTGTACCCTTGTGCTAAaagcatttaaattcattttctgttgTCAAGCAACACTGAGCACCACGATATgacatgacaaagtgaaaacaggatttttagaaagtattcagtccctttaCTCGGCACATAGTCAAGGTGGCCATTACAACCTCAAGCCTTCCTGGGTTTGATAAAACAAGCTTCACGCGCTGCAttttagttgttttctttttcttctccttggcagatcctctcaagctcttttGGGTTGGATGGAGACCCTCAGTGTTCAGCTATTTTCTGGGGTCTTCAGAGATGTTTGAGTCTGGGCCATTCCTGTGTTGTCCGCTTTGTTCTGGTGGAAAGTGAACCGTCGGCCCAGTCTGAGCCCCCGAGCACTCTCGAGCAGGTTATTGTTAATGATAGCTCTGGCCTTGGCTCTCTTCAGCTTTCCATGGATCCTGACTAGTTTGCCATTGGAATTTAGATGGAGATAGAAACTGtttttgtccccaaggggaaatttgtgttatacagaagttctttaaataaatacagagaGATTGTAtgtactaaaatatatatatgtgtgtgtgtgtatgtatgtgtgtgtgtatgtgtatatatatatatatatatataatcctaagcctaaaagtgcaacaatttgtttgtcacgctttaaatcagcttattttaaaacctacatatatatgtttggtgtcattcttttcaggacttattgaactttaatatgatgtcctgcgagacaagactttgtacctagagatttaaccaagcccagggccggaaataaaagacagagtaggacagctgctgtacaagcttttaaatgttcaaagcgccatgTGAGATGCAGGCACATGGCActgcagcagcaaaccagcagctgattgagcaaagaggaggtaaaaaaaaacccaactatttgtttctcattgtatcaccatttaagagggggtatcggaggagcgaccgtatctccttggggtgcgttcagcctccctcttcacaacacaagcggtAGAAACATGAAGTTGCTGGCACATAGCtcaagcagggggtgaacccccatagatatactgtatatatacatacacacacaattatGGTCTGAATGCATACCAGAGTGACTAAAACTGAATACAATTTAAGAAAAAACTGACAACTTTGCAGTCCCAGTGAAACATTACGGGTGTATTGTTGTTTCTTTTTGGCAAACAATAAAAGGTGTGTCAGAAGCAGTGCCCGAGTTCAAGACATGACACTAATTTTGTTTTCATCCGATCACAGAATCTTCTTTTCTCACAGTCTAGGGGTCCTTCAGGTGCCCTTTTTGGCAAAATCCAAGCAAGGCTTTCTTCTCGTCTCTTAATGTGAAAAGGCTTCTGCCTGCCTTCAAATTCCAGATATGTTGCCACACAAGTTCTTTTGTTGCTTGGCCAGAGTGCCGACTGGGTTCTTAGTCACCCCTCATACGAAGGCCCTGCACCCTGACTGTTCAGTTTGTCTCTAGAATTGTGGTCGTTTCCCCAGCATCCTCCATGTAAGATTAGGAGGAGCCGTCCCCAGTTCAGTCTCTAAACTTTGAATGTAATGCCCTCAACCTCGTGACTTGGTTTTTGTTCTTCTGGAGACAGCAGCTGTCTGCCTTTCCCAACCAATCCAGTCAAATGAACTGACCACTGGTGGAACCCAAACGTCTCCAGAATGGGATACCAAAGCACAGTGTCTGAAACATACTTGTGCCAGTGTGACATTTCaggttatttttgaaatttctaaaataCCTGGTCTTTATCAGGAGGAAAatagcgatttttttttttttttaattgtttgagaaaaataattaaaaagaaaatttttaaataagttgACAAACAATGGAGACTCACTATTGTGCTTGTCTTGTATGTATGGGATCCAGCaaactatttaattttaaaagtaacaggCAGGCGGTGGCACTCAAAGAATGGTGGTAGtcccctccagtttgccctctggtggtcattctgagtgtCGACTGgttgataacatgcatacaaagaCCACCAGAAGGGGGGTTTGATTACACcccacagtatttttagttgaccaatgagaaacatgtgtaccaagtgtcATGGAACTCACTCCAGGCATTTgtaagtgatgctggaacatacatactcAAATACATACTCACATACCctcatacattgacttttatatatatatatatatatattatatacacactgtatgtgtgtgtatatatatatatatatatatatatatatatatatatagattgaattGCTATACTCCTGTTTGTGATTGGTCGTGCAACAGTATTGagtaagggggaaaaaaaatagtttgaactattttagcataaagctgcaacataacaaaaatgaGATAAAATGTGAAGACATTATAGTGGCCAGTAAATCGGGGTCTCTTGGACTGAAGTTAAAGACCAGCCCTTTTCAGAAGGGTCAATCCCCCaccatgccttttttttttttttgctgcacgtTGGTCATTAATTAAATACCAACTGCGGCTTTTAAATGCCTTGCTTTTCCACTGGAAGGCAGGACTATTAGGCCAAAATGGCGACAAGATCCCCTCCTACTCTTTCTTTCCACATGAACATCTTTACGGTGGACTGTAGTAACTTTCTAAGTGACCCGCACCTTCTCTTACCATCCATGGCCTCGGTTTACACTGCACGTCTACTCCATTAATGAAGACACCTTCAGCACATTTTGATCGAGTTTGTGGCCGTAGCCTTTCCTTTTTTTGATACAGTAGCATTAGGTACGATTGATAAATAAGTTGCTCCTAATCCTACAGGATGGGCTCTGCCACAGTGGCTTCTGACAAATCCCAACTCCATCCTGAGCTGTAGCACTGATGGTAACTTATTAATTCTTAAGGTATTTTATGTTACCAGTTTCTATTCATTCTCAAATGAGACCAGACTGAGATATTTGTGACAAACACTGGCTATGGTGAAATTCCAAGTGGTAGCAATGTGTTTTTATTCAgtcagttttaaaatgatatacTTGAGCCTTCATTTATCTCTCCTGACCCTTCTGATACACACCACTCGGGGATCAGCTTCATGGTGGATGTTCAGAAGCCTCGCTTATTTTCATAATAGTTCTTGCAATTGCTCAAAACTTTATTAAACCTGGGAAAAATAGAACCTCATCCCTCAGGTAGACCATTTTGAAATTGCCCAGCATGATATAAACATAACAGACAAAAAGGTTTACAAATGTGCTGCTCTATTAACACGCAAATTCCCAGCTTGGATTGCTAGAGAGTTTAGTGCCAGTAAAACCAAATGGTACTGAACATTTACTTTCAaaagtgcttttctgtatttCTAGATAAAATATACAGGGCGACAATATAAAGTTAGTATACCAATAGAAGAATAATCTTACTTTACCCAGGCCACCATGGATGTGAACAGACGTAGATTTTGGACCTCAAAATGTCCCATAATTACTACATCTTTACCAGAGTTTCATACACAGACTGTCGTCTTCCacactgcatttttgttttttgggaaaTGTTTCTGCGCACGTAGATGATTTTCTCGTTCAAAAAAGTAAACCACCCCCCTCTGTTGAGAGTGGTCGTCTGCATTTACCTCCATTGTAACCCCAGTAGAAGAAAGGAGCTCAACGTTTGACAGAAATACTCCGCGTGTGTTTTATCGCTGGACACCCCCCAGCCTTTATGCTCTGCCAGCTGTTCATACCTCCATTAGCCCGAATAAAGACTCCTCGTTCCAAACTCTTGAAATCAGACTCTCACTAAAGGCATGTAGTTGGATGTCCCAGTGGCAAGATTCTTATCAAgcttatttttaaatactgtaggaGCAAATAACCAAGAGGAACCTCCGGCCAGCTTTACACAGCATGAGCTTTAGGAGCGGAGGCTGTGACGTTCACTAAAGAGGCAGCTGTCGTCGTTAATGGCAGTGGCTGCTGGGTTATTggaaagaaataaaactgaaaggaaacaaaaaaaaaaaagaattcaataaTTTGACTTTACAAGAATAAGGTATCTTTATGTATACAAACTTACCTTGCAGCATACCGCAAGAAGTAAATGCAATACAATGATCGCCACCATTGTTGAGAGAGCAGCTACCCTTGTATCATCAGAAAGGATCGGCCAAAAGGTGAAAATCAGAACAGATCCACTGACTACTGTGGCAAGAAGGAAGATCAGCCAGTGGACCCAACCTTCTGGAATGACACAGAGAACCTGGAAAGAGAGACCAACTGAGTCAAGATgagaatttaaaaattaatctaaAGTACCCGCAATATTTGTAGCAGAAGAAATGGGCTCAGGTAAggaagcaaactttttttttttttggctgtccCATCACCTGCACTGCCTCATTTTCTCTGCTGTAATGTAGCCATTCCTATAATTATTAGCATATTCATGAGATTCACGTAAAaaaggccccgaatattctgtaataactcgcTAGGATGAAGCAGTCTGAATGAAACAacgtgccgcaatttcaaaagaacacatttccggagagctaatgcctcttacgGAAACAGCTCCTCAGTACAAGACGGGATGCCCCTGCGTTGGACAACCGTTGCGACATTCAAgctccgtttgcaacttctgggtgagTATCCCCCGtaaccccttcactcagtcactcgactgcTCATCAGTATGGCGGtatacagtattgagcagcgtgTCTTCGTGGTGccaacctattgggtcaccaattcgtttaagtgatgtcagaatcGACTGGATGGTCCCGAGTTAACGGAAGGTGCAAGATGAAGCAACGTGTCTCAgtgcatggcagaaattgaggaGTCCTTCGGCAACAGGCTAACTTCAAaagggctttggccaccacggttgccggatctgacaccaccagactccTTCCTtgaaaggaaaagtctatcagaACAAGCGTCTCattgtggaagatttgaaggaaaacatccaatgtgaaGTCACTGCTATTTCCCCCCAGGACACTTGCCAATACGCTCAGGGACATGCAGCGCCAAGCAGGAaacagaaaccacttccagcatcacaCGTAATGCAATCAAATACACACACGTTAAGGTAGAGTGCAGATTCAgttaataagaagaagaattctttgcatttatatagcgcttttctcactactcaaagcgctcggcaattgcaggttaagggcccaacagagcagagtcccttttgccaattacgggattcaaaccggcaaccttcccattgccagtgcagatccctagcctcagagctaccactccacctcagttcagattgcttcattctAACGGGAGATACAagagaatattcagggcctcctTTGAGTAAATCTCCCAGTATTCTCACTTTAAGATGATTTCTTGTCATCTTTCTTTCCTCCTATCTTGATATCGTGCTTCTTCATTGCAAGGCTCTTTAAATATCAAGCAGTTACAATGGTGTTATGGACGGTGCGCTCGGCCTAATGCTGGGTTATCTTGAATCACATCAAGGACCATATTTTTTGGTGGGTGCACTTGAATAGTTTCTTACTACTGCCAACTTGACAACACACCACTTATAGTTGCCCAAATGAGAAACGTTGGGATGTCAAATTGTTCATTGCCATTGTTTTGCTGCGACAACAAAGTTTTGAAAGAGTAACATGCATGTAAAACCTCATGAACCTGGTCTGAACTGTGCAGGAGTGATGCATTTCTTACCCACCATCATTGTGACTGCCCTTCCCAATGAAGCCACGTGGCTTGCATGCTACGTTGGATCAGCCTTTACTGTACAAGCAAAATTTCATTAAGATCAGCTCAACTTTTAGAATGATGTGCAGTGTTTGGGTAATTACACCATCACCCCCCATTCCCCCTAAAAATACACCACTGTTCctagattacatttttaaaattctatatAGCAAGTATTTCAAGTTGTCATTGATATAATCTACAGGAAAAAAATTTGTGAAACGAACTGTTTTGATGCGACTGGTGAACAGAGCAGACGAACGGGCGACATGTGATCCGACAGCCAACTTGaggtcccatccatccattatccaacccgctatatcctatctacagggtcacagggtctgctggagccaatcccagccaacacagggcacaaggcaggaaacaaaccctgggcagggtgcacacacactagagaaaatttagaatcgtcaatgcacctaacctgcatgactttggaccgcgggaggaaacccacacagacacggggagaacatgcaaactccatgcagggaggacccgagaagcgaacccagacggatctcctaactgcgaggcagcagcgctacccactgagccaccgtgctgcCAGACTCGAGGTCTTTAGTGTGAAAAATGGATAAATTACATCAAACAaagccaaaaaattcaaaatgcagaAGGAAGTATCTtgattttatttctatagaaATGCCAGACTGGTAAGTGCATCATTTTAGTTGGCAACAGTATAATAAAGGAGGCTACTCAGGGACGAGAGACACATAATGCCAAGGAGATGCCAACCTGGGATTTATTATGACAGAGAGCATCAGTTATGTGTGGACGGATTTTCACAAAGCTGGCGTCACATCACATAACTTCTAGTTGgaagggatgtcaaacttgatgaccaTGGTCGCTGCCGATCTTGTCACACTTCACGACTAGTTTTGTAGGGCATGGCCAGCAATGCGACTCCCGTGACGACGTTCCAGCGcaatttcacatttccaaaattctgcGAGCTGGCCCCTCTTTCTGGCAGCCAATAATGTTCTGCCTGACCGAGCCGGTGCTGTATGAGTGCTTACCAGAATGGCATGAGACGACATACACACAAGCCGCTATCGTTTATGAGGTCCGAAACACAATGGGAgatgaagcgagcagggggctaagccccctagttattcAAATTTCTAACATGACGCACTGAAAGTAAGTAGCAGCCTTCTTCCTGCTACCCTCTCAAGCAtctttaattgccattttcttcctACTGAGCAGCTGAAATGAGGGCACCTAGTTGAGTGAATTTCTGCACAGCAGCAGACAGGCTACATACAGAGGGATAGACCTACAAATTGAGcttctcttattctacagtaATCAATAAGGACTACAGCTGAAAggaattatgtttttaaatggaGTAACCCTAACCCTTAGATTCCTTCTCTAATGGACTCCACCAATAGCATTCAGGTGACCCCATCGTTGTGTCTTTTAACCCTGCTAAAACTCCCCTCAAATCAAACCATAAGACGACTACTACTTAGGTCACGTTTTATTATTTCACTCTCAACAAAGTGAAATCTAACTATAaagtcattaaaacaaaatgccCAGGACTTCTAAAATATTTCCTTTCAATTCAGAATTTAATATACTATGTAAACTATTTCCCAATGTGATCAGTTATTATCTGCTACTTTATAAGACAAGGTTTTGCTAGATCCCCACCACAATGCCACCTCCTCTTTAATTTCTTAAAAGTGGGTGGAGGCTGGCAGACAGAGAACAGTTCAACGAGGAATGGCACTTGACGGGTAGCATAGAATATGGGCATGCGCAGCAGCAGCAAAATTATTGACTTCATTTCAAAAGTTACTCACTGCAGCAGGAATGTAGATAAACAGGCTGTAGCCATATGTAGACACCGTCTCAAGGAAGGAGTAGTTGGAAAGACTTCGGCTTTGGTTTGTCCTCCACTGCAAAAATCCCCAGAGGCCAAGTGGCACCAGCCATGCATAACAGTAAATAATCACACAAGCAACAGTCACTACAGCAagagaggagggaaaaatgtgtcATTGCTTACTACAAAATGTCATTAACCCATGTTAACCCATGTCAGcttttaaaatcggatataaaACTACTGCTGCCATATAGAACCATTTCCTGTAGTTAGTTTTGTGAAGTCCACAgttcaaatttcaaaaacaactgtAGCAACACCCTAGCAGACAGTTGGAATGGATGTAGTTTCCATCGGTCTGTCGTCTTCTTCTAATGTGTTGCCTCTAGGAGATATCATTTAAGATTAAGTGTCATGGCTTTACAGACCCTTCTGCTGGAACAGCGAAATAAATAACTTTCTGTTCATTGACAAGATAGTTTtagctgattgattgattgattggagtTTTTTGGCAGACATTTTGAGTGAGTACAGCTGCAGTGACAGAACCTTAATTAATCCCAGCTGCCAACACTGATCATCAAAGTACTGGCTGGGAATTAAATTTACTCTTTATAggatttatttaatcatttgagaGCATTATTAATGCTTTAATGTTTGTTGATAAGccatttttatttagtgttttctaGGATTTAACATGGCTGCTCAGCTGTCCCTTAACAACAAAGAAGAGCAGCACTCTGCTTTTAATGGGCTGAAGGTGTACCGGGGCAGAATCCTTGTCGGTTCATCACAATCATGGTATGGACTCGCTCAGCGTTGTTGTTGCTAGTGGACTCCTTTTTGTCTGACCATTTCTGAACTTCTCAGTCCAGGTTCTTGCCCATCTGGCTGTGGTAAAATATGGGTCTCCATATTGGGCAGAAAGCCTTCTATGGATTTCAGCTCCTGGTTCACCTTCAGCCCATAAACAGAGGATCATTGCTCGTTGCTCTCCTTTGGTGCAAACAAAGAGTAGAGTGGCCATGACCACAACTCCCATGTGGATACATGGTTGGATAATTTGGCAGTAGAGAATGCAGTGGTCATATATCCAAAAGAGAAGTACTTAAGTAAAACCTCTCATCTGTCTCTTTACCTTTATGGAACTGAGGGCTGTAGTGGTAGTTGGAATCCCCAGACTCATTTAGAAAGGTGGAGACATTCCCACTGATGGCCATTATCAATGCTAGTGTGGCGCATATCCAAAATGGACCTGAGGGACGATAAAGATTTATTAGACAAAGGGCACATACAACTCTTCCCCTTTAATAAAGGAATTCTTTTCATGGCCCTTATAAGCCATTAGACCAAACAAGTACAGACTCACCATAAAGGTCAGGATTGTTTCTCAAATGGTGCTTTACAAAGCTTCTTCCTGGCAGAGGCAGCACAGA
This genomic window from Polypterus senegalus isolate Bchr_013 chromosome 12, ASM1683550v1, whole genome shotgun sequence contains:
- the yipf2 gene encoding protein YIPF2, producing MTARKMASPHDFSFQEFEEAAELLSANPDASTHSTARLENVNVGMNMEDDEDAQEETEMLTRQKKNFKFWSFEYYQSFFNIDTFQVLDRIKGSVLPLPGRSFVKHHLRNNPDLYGPFWICATLALIMAISGNVSTFLNESGDSNYHYSPQFHKVTVACVIIYCYAWLVPLGLWGFLQWRTNQSRSLSNYSFLETVSTYGYSLFIYIPAAVLCVIPEGWVHWLIFLLATVVSGSVLIFTFWPILSDDTRVAALSTMVAIIVLHLLLAVCCKFYFFPITQQPLPLTTTAASLVNVTASAPKAHAV